The following proteins are co-located in the Castanea sativa cultivar Marrone di Chiusa Pesio chromosome 8, ASM4071231v1 genome:
- the LOC142608467 gene encoding inositol 3-kinase — MVRDQKTSPQRLGGLVVGNYCHDVLIRDGVVVGETLGGAVAFISAVLDGISIPYNLVSKVGPDFAYTTCRSPIVIPTSRTTLFHAHFDSDIDGNGNGNGNGNGDRVLKRVTVCDPIRASDLDTESKFGFGMAVGVGGEIKPETLERMVDICDLVLVDIQALIREFDEDGTVKLVGLKESGFFHLLPRLGFLKASEEEAVYMDVEEVRKMCCVVVTHGKEGCNVYWKDGELEIKPFEANQVDPTGAGDSFLGGFVAGLVQGLPVPDAALVGNLFGSLTVAQIGLPKFDSRLLQRVKDEVQRRKMQFTSSHERQDDELRFVKPAGHEQFHASLDSAKLIPTCISQECQWDLPSSPPRAVEKAILPQYAGQPKLVLNSIYEEKLHAVEDKP, encoded by the exons ATGGTGAGAGACCAAAAGACTTCACCGCAACGCCTTGGTGGGCTAGTCGTGGGAAATTACTGCCACGACGTTCTTATCCGAGACGGCGTCGTTGTGGGCGAGACTCTCGGTGGCGCCGTCGCCTTCATCTCTGCCGTGCTCGATGGGATTTCGATTCCGTATAATTTGGTCTCTAAAGTTGGACCAGACTTCGCCTATACGACATGTCGTAGCCCAATCGTGATACCCACGTCGAGAACGACTCTCTTCCACGCGCATTTCGATTCCGACATCGACGGGAACGGGAACGGGAACGGGAACGGGAACGGTGACCGGGTACTAAAACGGGTCACCGTCTGCGACCCGATCCGGGCATCGGATCTTGATACGGAATCCAAATTCGGTTTCGGAATGGCGGTCGGTGTCGGCGGCGAGATAAAACCCGAAACGCTGGAGCGAATGGTGGACATTTGTGATTTAGTTTTGGTGGATATCCAGGCTTTGATCCGAGAATTCGATGAAGATGGGACTGTGAAGCTCGTGGGGTTGAAGGAGAGTGGGTTTTTCCACTTGTTGCCGAGACTTGGGTTCTTGAAGGCTTCGGAAGAAGAGGCTGTGTATATGGATGTGGAGGAGGTGAGGAAAATGTGTTGTGTGGTGGTGACGCATGGGAAAGAAGGGTGCAACGTGTATTGGAAAGATGGGGAATTGGAAATCAAGCCTTTTGAAGCTAATCAGGTTGATCCCACAGGTGCTGGGGATAGTTTCTTAGGAGGGTTTGTGGCTGGCTTGGTTCAAGGCTTGCCTGTGCCTGATGCTGCTTTGGTTGGCAACTTGTTTGGGTCTCTCACTGTTGCTCAAATTGGATTGCCCAAGTTTGATTCCAGATTGTTGCAG AGAGTTAAGGATGAGGTGCAGAGGAGGAAGATGCAGTTTACCAGCAGCCATGAAAGACAGGATGATGAGCTGAGGTTTGTGAAGCCAGCAGGGCATGAACAGTTCCATGCATCCCTTGATTCAGCCAAACTAATACCCACATGCATTTCTCAGGAATGTCAATGGGATCTTCCAAGCTCTCCTCCCAGAGCAGTGGAAAAGGCTATCCTCCCTCAGTATGCCGGGCAACCTAAACTAGTACTTAATTCTATTTACGAGGAAAAACTTCACGCAGTTGAGGATAAACCTTGA
- the LOC142605982 gene encoding uncharacterized protein LOC142605982: MFVVSGPNLEDRSQARKKAKMVAVPTLGFSEEDKEGTLQPHDNALVVTVRIGGYDVKRVLVDQGSGVESMYSDLYKGLKLMPEDLEKYDSPLVGFDGRLVIRHRMIRLPMQVGDEEVQVNFIVVKAYSLYMAIIARPWLHVIGAVSSTLHLKVKYPTQGRVGELVGSQAMARQCLVAVITRPPVDQAVVEEERIP, translated from the coding sequence ATGTTTGTGGTTTCGGGTCCCAACTTGGAGGACAGGAGTCAGGCTCGCAAAAAGGCTAAAATGGTGGCTGTGCCCACTTTAGGTTTTTCAGAAGAGGATAAAGAGGGGACACTCCAGCCGCATGATAATGCCTTGGTGGTAACTGTTCGGATCGGGGGATATGATGTAAAAAGGGTCCTGGTAGACCAAGGAAGTGGGGTAGAAAGTATGTACTCGGATCTGTATAAGGGGTTGAAACTCATGCCCGAGGACTTGGAGAAGTATGATTCACCGCTGGTGGGATTTGATGGGAGATTGGTAATTCGTCACAGAATGATAAGGTTACCTATGCAGGTTGGGGATGAGGAGGTGCAAGTTAATTTTATCGTGGTTAAAGCCTACTCTCTTTACATGGCTATCATTGCCAGACCATGGTTGCATGTTATAGGGGCAGTGTCCTCAACCTTGCATCTCAAGGTCAAATATCCCACCCAGGGAAGAGTAGGAGAATTAGTGGGAAGTCAGGCCATGGCTAGGCAATGTCTAGTGGCGGTCATCACCCGACCTCCCGTGGATCAAGCTGTGGTGGAAGAGGAACGAATCCCATAG
- the LOC142605981 gene encoding uncharacterized protein LOC142605981 — protein sequence MGKGHLIMAWEMTLAQISKSPFVRRINKARLPYWFSQPTFSLYNGSTNPVEHVSHFSQKMAVHIGNEALMCEVFPSSLGLMAMRWFDALQEGSIWSFRELTRVFGARFVMCSRVPKPLGSLLSMVMRERETLNTYLDRYWEMYNEIDGDFEDVAVRIFKVWLLTEHELRKSLTMKPSHSMRQLMDRIDKYKRVEENQTQGKGNAKALLEKRDSRGGGYYNNQPRRDVPNQTSSAGAQVINSLFKEPIYQILEKIKK from the coding sequence ATGGGCAAGGGTCATCTCATCATGGCATGGGAAATGACACTTGCCCAAATCTCAAAGTCGCCCTTTGTTAGGAGAATTAACAAGGCCAGGCTTCCCTACTGGTTTTCACAACCAACGTTCAGTCTCTACAATGGAAGCACTAATCCCGTAGAGCATGTAAGTCACTTCAGCCAAAAGATGGCAGTTCACATTGGCAATGAAGCCCTTATGTGCGAGGTATTCCCCTCTAGCCTTGGGCTTATGGCTATGCGATGGTTTGATGCTTTGCAAGAAGGATCAATATGGTCCTTTAGGGAATTGACAAGGGTATTTGGTGCTAGATTTGTGATGTGCAGTAGGGTCCCCAAGCCTTTAGGCTCTTTGCTGTCTATGGTGATGAGGGAAAGGGAGACTCTCAACACCTATTTAgacaggtattgggaaatgtaCAATGAAATAGATGGGGATTTCGAGGATGTGGCAGTGAGAATTTTTAAGGTATGGCTTTTGACGGAGCATGAATTGAGAAAGTCACTAACAATGAAGCCTAGCCATAGTATGCGTCagcttatggatcgtattgataaGTATAAACGAGTAGAGGAAAATCAGACCCAGGGAAAGGGCAATGCGAAGGCTCTTCTTGAAAAGAGGGATTCTCGGGGAGGAGGATATTATAATAACCAACCTAGAAGAGATGTCCCCAACCAGACATCGTCTGCGGGTGCTCAGGTGATTAATTCGTTATTTAAGGAGCCTATCTATCAGATAttggaaaagataaaaaaatga